Sequence from the Maribacter algicola genome:
TGTTCACCCTAATATTGTACGGCGCCAGTTCAACCGCCATTTGTTTGCTCATGGCCTCAATACCCCCTTTACTTGTAGAATAGCAAATAAGGTTTTTCACACTCAATACCGAACATATGGAGGATATATTGATAATACTGCCACCCTTATTATTTTTTTTCATCAATTTCGCCGCCTCAATGGCGCAGAACAAGGTGCCTTTAACATTCAGATTGATGACCTTATCAAATAAAACTTCCTCGGTATCAAAGAAATCGCTCCAACCCGTTATACCGGCATTGTTGACCAACACATCCAGTTTTCCATATTTTTCTTCTATAAAGGAGAACATCTTTCGAATATTCTCCACCTTGGACACATCCGTTTGATAGAAATCCGCGCTACCTCCCTTTTTTTTGATGTCTTCAACCACTTTCTTGGCATACTCGGCATTAGGCAAATCGTTAATGATTACCTTAGCACCCTCGGCAGCAAACCCTTCCGCTATTTCCTTCCCGATACCTTTACCGGCACCCGTTACCAATGCAATCTTGTTTTTAAGTCTCATCTTTTAACTATTCAATTTAATAAAGCAGCCTATTGAATACTTACATCGCACAAATGGACACGTCCCTTTCAGCCTTGTTTCCCTTAAGTTTTTCAAGATATTTTGTCAAAATATCTACATAGGGACTATGCGACATTTTCGAACTTACCAATCGTGTCAGTGGACCATGGGTTTGCCCATTAACTTCTATATCCTTAATTCCATGCTTTTTAAGTTCTGAATTAAGTTCTTTGAAAATACTCATAAACTGTAACAGCTACTAAAATTTATATAAAAATCCAGGGACACCTTGGTACCCACTATTTCGTATCACAAATAGTGAACCCGCCAAAGGCTGGTTTTTTAGTTCTTCCTCTGTCAAATCTACTTTTGCAGAGGTTACGTACAAATCCCTTAAATCCTTTCCTCCAAAGGTACAAGAGGTGATTTTTGCCGCGGGAAGTTTAATTCTAAACAATAAAGTCCCGGTTTCTGGATTCCAACGAGTCACTTGCCAACCGCCCCAATGGGCGATCCAGAGCATACCTTCGGAATCGATGGTCATACCATCAGGAAACCCTTCCTTTACGTCTATAGAAATGACCACCCTACCCTTTGAAATTGTACCATTTTCTATGGCGTAATCATAGGCCATCACCGATCTAGTGGGCGTATCGATAAAATATAATATTGTATGATCTGCATTCCAAGCCATTCCATTGGAAATGGTCGTATTTCCTATTTTCTTACTACTTCGACCATTCTCGAACATATATACGGAGCCTGCTCCAGTAGCTTCGGAAAGGGCCATGCTGCCCACCCAAAATCTACCCGCTGGATCGCACTTACCATCGTTGAATCTATTTCCCGCTACATCCTTTTCCGGATGGTCCGCATAGGTTATCGCTCCAGATTCCCT
This genomic interval carries:
- a CDS encoding SDR family NAD(P)-dependent oxidoreductase, which produces MRLKNKIALVTGAGKGIGKEIAEGFAAEGAKVIINDLPNAEYAKKVVEDIKKKGGSADFYQTDVSKVENIRKMFSFIEEKYGKLDVLVNNAGITGWSDFFDTEEVLFDKVINLNVKGTLFCAIEAAKLMKKNNKGGSIINISSICSVLSVKNLICYSTSKGGIEAMSKQMAVELAPYNIRVNTFGPGPINTERNLNEDPEYKENWGRVVPMKRTGEPEEMIGPALFLASDESSYVTGQLFYVDGGWSVQGKFAEDSMDSQLKNSGAKK
- a CDS encoding SMP-30/gluconolactonase/LRE family protein, which gives rise to MEITTVHPHKSELGEGPFWDGQKKAICWVDILNGHIHEYAVYTDEYKRYLTKKMVGCAAICRDQNFVLATTEGIGFLNRESGAITYADHPEKDVAGNRFNDGKCDPAGRFWVGSMALSEATGAGSVYMFENGRSSKKIGNTTISNGMAWNADHTILYFIDTPTRSVMAYDYAIENGTISKGRVVISIDVKEGFPDGMTIDSEGMLWIAHWGGWQVTRWNPETGTLLFRIKLPAAKITSCTFGGKDLRDLYVTSAKVDLTEEELKNQPLAGSLFVIRNSGYQGVPGFLYKF